The following are encoded together in the Flavobacterium sp. TR2 genome:
- a CDS encoding MarR family winged helix-turn-helix transcriptional regulator codes for MTIEEVIKSTVKMDNAKKVILNIMYTQNVIQDHFNDLIKSYDLSGEQYNVLRILRGQKGKPANMCVIQERMLAKTSNTTRLVDKLLLKELVTRNVCPDNRRKIEVLITQKGLDVLKELDPKVDAHEQTFADNLKPEELILLNQLLEKYRTNK; via the coding sequence ATGACAATTGAAGAGGTTATTAAGAGTACGGTTAAGATGGATAATGCGAAAAAAGTTATTCTGAATATCATGTACACGCAAAATGTTATCCAAGATCATTTCAACGATTTAATTAAATCGTATGATCTGTCTGGAGAACAATATAATGTGTTGCGTATATTAAGAGGACAAAAAGGAAAACCTGCTAATATGTGCGTGATACAAGAGCGTATGCTTGCCAAAACGAGCAATACGACACGACTGGTAGACAAATTATTATTGAAAGAGCTTGTTACGCGAAATGTCTGTCCGGATAATAGAAGAAAAATTGAAGTTTTGATTACTCAAAAAGGATTAGACGTTTTAAAAGAATTAGATCCGAAAGTAGATGCGCATGAACAAACATTTGCAGACAATTTAAAACCAGAAGAATTAATTTTATTAAATCAATTATTAGAAAAATATAGAACCAACAAATAA